From Mucilaginibacter gotjawali:
CCCTATTGAAAAAGATGGTGTTACGATAAAACGTTTGGCAAAAAATCATTTATATTTTGATTTTTTTGATACCGTGCTTGAGGTCAATTCTCATAATGCATCTCAAATAGTGATTTGCAAAAGCGATTCTAACCAACTATCCGAACCAAACTTTTTTGAAGTCTCGCAGCTAATAGGACGCGCGCTTATAATATTTGGTGATGATATCGATAGGAAACAAAGTTTTGATCATCATAGTCATAAAAAAGGCCAACAACATCTAGCGGAACGACGGTGGCAGTTTGACAACCTCAAGATCGAATTGACTCAATTTGAGTTGATTAATAAATATGCACTGGTAATAACGCTTGAAAAAACTATTGACGACGATGATAAAATGGAATTATAACCCTGCTGTCCGAAGTGTTCCACTTCGGATGAACTATGCCCGGAGTCTCTGACTCCATTATCTGGTCCCGCTCCGACACGAGCGCCAGGTTAGAGTTCTCACTTAGCGATTCATTTAATAGTCACTTAAAATCTGCTCTGTTGATGATATCTTACTAAACAGGATATCCAATTCCTGAGCAGTGCATCTATTGGAATATTCCGACCTCAATTTGTTAATAATTTGCGGAATTTCTTGGGTTTTGTCAACAATAATGTATGATATATCATTGGGCATAAACGTAAATCTCATATCCTTAATTTTGTCATTGTAGTCATCTTTTTCCTTTTCGTAAGCACTCAAACTAACCGAGAATTTGGCCCCGTCCAACTGTTCAGCCTCGGGAACCAAACGCCATTCACGTTCGTCGTAAAACCGATAATTTTTCTCATTCATTTCTTTCCGTTTCAACGGCCCAGAGTAATTTTTGGTGAAGCATTTTATTCTTAGAATCTCGTCTTTTTGTACATCCGTTAAATTTGAATCCTTTTTTCGTCTCTCTGTTATCAAATTCTTTATTGTCTTACTGATCGACGATTTCGATTCGATATAAAGCACCGGGTTGACACCCATATTGTTTGCCCAAGTTTTAGACAATCCTATACCGTACTTGCCATATGCACTAAAATGTTTGTATGATTGAGATAAGGGTACGTCACAAAATGAAATCATCGGATGAGCAGCATGCGAATGGGATTCTCCATGAAGTGCTAATTTTTCGGCGCAATATTTAATGCCCAAACCTTCAACTAATATCGCCTCCAATTTTGCAATAGTATCTGTATAGTGAATGATGGAATTTGTACTTATTGGCATGGGTTGATTGTTTGAGGTAATTGATGATATTAATTATTCATTTCCCTGTTTGCCATTATTCGATTTATTTAAATAAATGATCTAAAGTTGAATTTAATAAGGCCTAGCTTAAGCGTGTAAATTGCACGTAAGGCTTAGGTTAATTTTATCTAAAGATATAATAATTCAAAAGACATTTCAAAACTAATAACTATTCCATGCCCCCGCTTTCCGAAGTGTTCCACTTCGGATTAGCTATGCCCGGAGTCTCTGACTCCGTTACCTGTCAACGGGCCACAAACCGGGAAAATCGCGGTAACTAGCGAAGGGTAAGAAACCATTTAATTACCAATTTGGGACATAATATCGTCTGCTTCCTCAAAAAAGCTTCTAATTTCCTGATCGACCGTATCGTCATAACTTGAAAGAATTGACCTGAAATAGTTGACAACGTTTTGCTCATCAATTTCGATATTATCAATTAAAAAGAAGATTTCTTGTACTTCCTTTCCATCAGGCCTACGCTCGTGATCTAAAAAGATATTTTTATAAATCAATTTTGCAATTGTAAACAATTCCGGAGACGAGTTCGAATTAAACCTCTCCGGATATTTTGCTAATAACTTTTGAGTTACTGCAACAGCATTTTTGTTATGCATTCTTTTTAGCAGGTCAAACATAATATTTTCTAATTAATTTTATTGTTAAAAATATCGTGCAACATACTAGCAGGCCTTCTATTAGGTAAAATACCCCGCTAACTTTATTTTTTGATGTATAGGTAATATAAATTAAAAATAGAGTATCAGAAACAATAAGTAAAATCCAAATTATAACACTTTTTACCAATTCTTTTTTTATTTCCCTATCGGACATAAATCTATATTTCGAACTAAAAAAGATGCTGAAAAATCCGACAGTGTTTGAAGTGGTCTCGCCAACGTTCAAGGTGTCGGAAAAGGAATCTACTCCTGCGTCCCGCAGCTCTGCCACACGTTCTACAGATTCAATATTTCGGCCGGAAATAATTTCACTTTTAAAGCGGTAATATGCATTCTTGTATATTTTTTCAATGTCAGCGTGGGAGTTTAATATTTCGAAAAGATCTTGCCTAATTATATCTTGTGAACTATTTTTTGAAAGCGTGTCTTCAAGTTTTGACATTGCGACGTCGTCGTCAGTATTCAACTCAATATAGGCTTCCATCAATTTACTTATAAATTGCTCATAATGCGTCAACAACTTTTTTTCGAACTGTTTATCAGCACTGTCCAAGAATAAGTCTGTTGCTATAATTTTAAGAACGGGGACTCCATCTTTGAATAACAAATTATTTTTAAACTCAAGCATCTATCTATTGAAATTTCGGTGGCATAAAATGCTCCACGCTAAGATTTAGATTACCACCACAATGAACATATTATTCCTTGATAATCTAAGGTTATCGGTTATATTGGTTAATTAAAATCAAATATAAATTTGATATTTGAGAATATCAAGCATATTTCACAATATATCTTACTATTTTTCAATTGGTTAGGCCTCCTTGGCCCCCTTGTTGTTCGATTCTCTGAACGGACAGCAGAGTGAGCCATTGTGCTACATTGACAACACCAACGGAAAGTCTTAATATTTACGCTTTAGCAACACTTGAAGCATCCAATCCTTTGGACACTTTAGAAGGTAGAACAAATAGCAGTTCTGCAAGAGTTTTGGTAAACTCTATTGCCTGTTTAGCATCATCTATGGTTGGCAAAGCCGCATCTTCATCCGAATGGCGTTCATCATTAGCACCTATTCTAACCTGATGCGCCCACTTTGCCATATCAGGTGTTATAATACTGTCTTTAACTGCTGTTTCAATTCGTTTATATAAGCTACCTTCTTTATAACCTTTTTCTTTGAGCATTGCATCAACAGCACTTGCACAAAGAATTGTTGCTCCTGAAGGTGCAAATGTACTGTCTATAGCTTGTTTGAGGTACTCCCGAACTCGTAAAGGCAGAATGTCGTTAACTGTCTGCGAATTTGGATAAATTTCACAAATACCATAGCCGGGCATGCCACCAGCTAAAACTGGGCCTCCGCACCTTTGACAAACATACACTCTCCAATCACGACGGTTAGTTTTGGTGTCGTCAATTGTCCCAAACTGTGCAGAAACTGCCATTAAATGCGGTTTGTCAATGGAACAATGAGGACAACGCTGCAATTGTAAAGTATCATGTAAAGCCATACTCAAATTTAAGTATTAATAATGACTTTATCGTGCTCCCACTGCCCGCTGTCCGGAGTCTCCTTGGTGGGGCAATTTTAATCATATACGTTCGGTTACTTCTACCGTATGTCCGTTTGGACATTCGTATTTTGATACCACCACTTTGCCCTTTTGTACTTGCGGCCCCACGCTCCCGCAAGCAATTTTTCGCTGCCGCAAGCCCCCCTGCTCCCGCAAGCATTTTTTCGCTGCCGCAAGCCTCCCGGCTTGTGGCCCACATGCTAAGTAACCGCCATACAGGCTAACCATGCGCTATTTTTCCAATATCAAAGCATCGTGCATAGTTTGTTACCTATCAGCGGGCCACAAGCCGGGAGGCTTGCGGCAGCTATTGGCAGTAATGGGAAACGATAAAAAATGTAGTGGAAATCATCTATTGATTGCATTAAAACAAAATACTACCTTTAAGCATGAGCCGTAATTACAAGTTCGCCGATCCCGAAGGTTTATATTTTGTAAGTTTTGCCACCGTTCACTGGATAGACGTGTTTGTACGCCGCATGTATTTTGATTGCCTGGTTGAAAACCTTAACCATTGTGTAGAAGAAAAAGGCATGGAGATTTTTGCGTGGTGCATTATGCCTAGCCATGTGCATTTGGTTTTCAGGTCACTGAAAGAAAAACCGGAAGATTTGATCGGTGCGTTTAAATCGGTTACATCGAGGAAATTGATCAAACTGATTGAAGAAAATCCGCAGGAGAGCCGCCGCGAATGGCTGCTGAACGCTTTCAGAAAGGCCGGTGAAGCCAATTCCAATAACTCCAAAAATCAATTCTGGCAACAGCATAACCATCCCATTGAATTGTGGAGTCTGCCGGTGATTCAGCAAAAGATTGACTATACACATGAAAATCCGGTTGTTGCCGGATTTGTAGAGAATGACCACGAATACCTGTATAGCAGTGCAAGGGATTATTGCGGAATTAAGGGATTGGTGAAGGTGATAGTGGATTAGCGGCTCGTTTAACCGGCAAAGTGGTTACTTAGCATGCGGGCCACAAGCCGGGAGGCTTGCGGCAGCGGGGGGGCAATCATGTAATAATTCAGTTTTAATTTTTTTTATGGCCTTGTCAACATGTTTTTTCTTTTCAAAGTCTAATTTTTTACCAAAAAACTTTGTGGCATCAGTAAATTGAAGTGTACTCAAATTACATCCGATGGAATACGCTTTATCAAAAAGAGAAATAGGGAAAATTCGATTGTTATCGTCTATTTTGCCAGCAATTTCTTCAGTGTATTTTTTGAAGTTCTCGTCAAGAAAATATTCCTCATCAATTAGCAATACGATGGCATTCTTTTCTGCATTTTTTACATCTATGCTTAAAGGTTTATTGTCTTCAAAAATGACGCTTCTAAAATATACAGGGATACCAATTCCTCGAGATAGCGGATTTTTATAATCTCTACAAAACGTAGAATAAAGGTCTTCAGCAATTTCTCCACAAACTGGAGAGTTTGGATGCCAAACGACATAAATATTTAGTGGATATTTGATTCTATTCATTGGTATTTTCAGTCATTTGTTTTCTTGAGTTATCTAAATTGTCTATATGAGTAGTTCGTCTTTCAAAAGCGAGCTCGATATACTCCTGCATCTTGATTCTATTGTCAGTCCAGTCTCTTATAATTGCGTAACCTGATTTTAAATTATCCGATAAGCGTGCCGGCAATAAATCATAATGGTAATAACCGGTTCCGTAATCAGGGTGAGTAGGTAACATTAATCCTAAAAGTCCCGAATATTTATCACCCACTTTGTAGTTAAGAGCTCCCGAAATTTCCCAATCAACGTGTTTTCTATGTTTAGTATTGGGCCCGATTAACACGATTAATACCGTGGTATCATGTAAATATCCTTGATGTATTAATTGCTTAATATATTCGTCAGAGTTATCGGAATCAATATCACCATCTTCAACTGATTTATGTACAATCAAGTCATCAAATAAGTTATTGAACTTCTCCTTGTATTCCTGGTCGTCGTAATGGTAATAGCTTTTAAAGGTCTTTCTTTTAGCAAGATTTTTTGGTATTGTAAACCAACTAAATATGCTTCCATCGTAAGAAAAATCTCCAATTTTATTCCATCGGCCATTTTCTTTCTTTTTAATCGCACAAAAAGTTTTTCCTTCAAACACTTTATTCACCATCCATTGCCTATTCTGTTCGGTTGCATCTGCACCTAACGAATCCCCTAGATCGTCATAATAAATGACATTATCAATCATTCCATCTTCGGTTAACGTTAACTTACTAACGCAATAGTCAGCCCATTTCATAATAGTTAGCCTCCGGTTATTATACTGTCCATAATAGAATATAAAGGATTTGCATAGCTATTATATTCTTCAATTCGATTTGATTTTAAAAGCACTTCCTTCCCCAACCCAGAAATATCGCTCGTGACATTATTTAAATCATAGATATCTCTAATTATTTTTGCGGTTTTTACATACTCAGGCAATCCTCCTTTTTGAATACCTTTTAGGCACAATACATATAAATCTGTTTTATCAAAACCATATCCTATTTCAAACGGAACCCATGTCGAATGTAAGGTGTTTGGAGACACTAAAACCAGCATATGTGAACTATTATTTATCCCCTTTCTAATCGCGTCCGTTACTGCTCTAGCATTGTTTGACTGATAATGAATTTTTAGATCATTGTCATATGCATCAAAATACACATCAATTCCTGCAGCCATTAAATAATCCGCAATCTTATTTGCCGGTTCCTTATCTTTTTGTTGGTGAGAAATAAACACACATTTAACCCCAAGTGATATAGCTTGGCTTCTCGAGTCGTATTTGGTAGGATAATAATACCTATTTAATGCCATTTTTAAAATAATTGTAACTGCTCATGTTCTTTCCAATTAAGTGGTTTTCCGTTTAACCCCGGTTGATAATCGCCAAAAATAATCTCGGTAAATTCTTCGGCCAATTCTTCATTTCTTATAGTAATGTAGTCCCGGTGCCGAGCAGTCGGACATATTTCAGTATATTTTTCTGGAACTTTCAGATATTGGTCTCCTAAGTAAATAAACTGATTAGAAACCAAGACATATTCACCGCTTAAATCTTGCTTAAGGTTTTTATCGTTGAGATTTCCTTCAGGAAGACTATGATGAGAATCTAATTGAAGCCACTCATTTTCGCTAAAATGATAAATATTATCCCCATATATTTGCTTCATACTACCGTTTAATCTTGGTTTTTTGTAATCAAACCTTTTATCATCCCAATATTCTTGAAAAGTAATTTTTTCAGTCACTTTCATAAGAAAGATTAAATGGCCAAGCAGATTATTTTCTATTGCACCAGTGCCAATAATCCAATCTCCCTCTTTTGCTTTTTTTCTAACATGAGGTTTACAGCACGCCAGTGTGCAATATGCACCAAACGGATTAGGAGCGAAACCATAATCCCTCGTAATTTTATATCCATAAAAGCTCATTATTGACAGACAACCCTCTTGACGTTAGTTACTGGCGGGCGCGACTCTCCGCTTGACGCGCACCACCCCACATCTTCGCCTTCCAAGCCCGCAATTATTTTTTCAGAATTCCATCCAACCAAACCATCACCATATTTTTCAAGATTTTCTGGGATATTGGCATCTTTACCTCCATGCATAAAAACACCAAGAATTCTTTTTCCCAGTTGTGCGGCTTTCTCTATTTCCCAATTAACCCACTCTCTCGAATACGTTTGTGAGCCAATAAGAACTACCACAGTTCCTGCCCAACGCATTTTAATATTCAATAACCGTTCCAGGGTCTTTCTTGGAACCTGTTCCTTTTCTAGCCGCTCTTTATTCTTTTCATTTACTCTTATTGAGCTATTTCTAATATTGTAGTTTTTACCAGCAAGAAGATTAGTGAAATCAGAGACCGATTTATCGTCTTTATGATGATGACTAATGAAAATATTTTTTGTTGTATTCATAATAAACATGTGCGGTTTAAGACAGCCGAAGTATTTCGCTGATTATTAATGAAATAAATTCAAATATAACTGAAAGGTATAACAAAACAAATAACTTTTGGGCTTAGATGAGAGTTATTAAAATTAAATGATATTGTGTTTAAACGTCCCCTAAGATTCCGCCTTCTGACGCGACAATGCAGCGCAAGGGCCAAAAGCGCTGTGTACTCTTGCTCGGTTGTCAGGTAACGAACTTTCCCGGCATGGGACTAGTTGGCTACAATATACCACGGAAGACACAGGGTCCCTTACGAGAATTTGCTGAGACGAAAAACGACCATTAGCAAATATTTTTATGACAATTTATTTTATTAACACTAATTTAGTTTTTATAATGGACTTTTATTGCAAGCGTTATTGGGTATTCTTCAATACATTACAGATTTATGAATAATAATATTTTTATTTCACACGCTTCAGAAGACAAAGATGAAGTTGCACGTCCATTGGCTGCTTTACTCCAAGCTGATGGATTTAACGTTTGGTACGACGAGTTCCAATTAAAAGCCGGAGACAGCCTTATTCAGTCTATCGATAAAGGATTAAATACATGTGATTTTGCAATTACAATTTTGAGTCAATCTTTTTTTTCAAAGAAATGGACTCAGAGAGAATTGGTTGGCCTTGCTACAAGAGAATTATATAATGATAGTAAAATCATCTTGCCTATTTGGCATAATCTTACGCTAAAGGATGTTTTAAGTTATTCGGCGCCTTTAGCTGATAAATTTGCCCTTAATTCGTCTATAGGTTTAGAGGCCTTGGCTAAAGCTATAAAAAGTGCAATAGCCCCGAAGAATATCTCTGTAGCATCAAGCGATTTGGATAAACCCATCATTTATATTAATGGTCACAATCGTTATACCATAAAGGACTCCATTGGGCATCTTGCCACAGCAAAGAAAACGAATTGGTTTTACACAACGCAAGCCGATACCAGAGTGTTGCGTGATGGGGGTATGTCAGGAACTGGTAAAATACACAATGTGCGATCGAACCTTGGACGAGTCGAATATGTCAAAGAGGGTGGAACAAATGCTGCTTATACCTATCTTGAGGAACCTTTAATACCTTTTAAGATTTACGAACATTCGATTGAATTTGATACAGTTGATTGTTATACGGAAACACGAGAAGCAGTTGGAACAAATCTGCACAGCAAGTTTGAGAATATCGGAAATCATGTGTTCTTTCCTAATGATAGGAGACCCAAGGATGTTTGGGGTTATATTGTTTTTAATGCGATAAAGACTAGCATTGAACCGTTTGTGTCTAAAGATAGACTTTATATAAATTTGATGTTTAATAATCCTCCAGAAGGGTCGAGATTAATACTAGAATGGGATTGGTAGAAAAATTAAAACTTAAAATCATCCCCTCCTCTCGCGCTAGTATGCAGCGCAAAGGCCAAAAGCGTGGCGTACTAGTGCGCCGCTGACAGGTAACGAACGGTGCTCTGCCCACAGATGCCCGTAAATTCTATCTGCGGAACATTTATGGCTTAATTAACATTTCTTCTTTTAAATTATTTTTTTTGTTAAATACAAAATTAAAGATGACAACAATAACCGCTAACATACCCGACAAACTGAAAGATAAAGTCAGGAAGTTTATTGAAGACCTTGGTGGCGAGGTTGTTTCAGAATCCAAATCGTCGACGAAAAAAGCGGTATTAAAAGAATTGGAAGAAGCTTTCGCTGAAGCAAAAGAAATAAAAGACGGAAAAAAACAAGGGTTTACTTTAGCGCAAATTCTGGATTAAGGCTCCCTTTACTCGTTAACGCAAACCACAAGCTTATTTGTAAGGCCACACGGCCGACTGATGGGGTAATATCCACTATATTTGAAACCACAGGATTAACCGACCTTATAATGAATAACGCCTTGTTCACGCATATATTTCGCCTGTAAAAATATTGCCGGGAATTCGCAATTGCAATCAAAATACCTGTTATTTTTGATCAAAACGGCTATGGAAAACAACGAAACGAATACACCGGTGCACCGCCCTTTTTGTCAGACCTATTTTCACGGTACAAGGGCAGACCTGAAGATAGGCGACCTGATCGAGACCGGTAAGCACTCCAACTACGGGCAAAGAAGCAAGGCAGCATACATTTACCTTACGGCAACGTTAGATGCAGCTGTATGGGGCGCCGAACTGGCTTTGGGCGAAGTGCGGCAGCGCATCTACCTGGTAGAACCTATGGGCCCCATTGAGAACGACCCCAACCTGACCGACAAAAAATTCCCGGGTAACCCCACAATGTCTTATCGTTCCAAACACCCGTTCAAAGTGGTGGGCGAGATCACGGTTTGGCAGGGCCATTCACCGGAACAGGTCAGCGCTATGAAAGGCGGATTGTTAAAATTAAAGGGAGAAGGGGTTGAAGCGATTGAGGATTGAGAAGGATGTAAAATCACTCCCGCTTCTCGCGCTAGTATGCAGCGCAAAGGCCAAAAGCGTGGGGTACTAGTGCGCCGCTGACAGGTAGCGAACTTGGTAGCTTCCCCCCTGCTTCCGCAAGCATTCATTACCCTTGTAAAGAAACCATTTTGAGCTTATATTTTTTATAGATTATGCGTATATTTAAACATTTATTATCAATAACATGACAACGCTGACACTTAACCTCCCGGATGCGCTTGAAAAAGAGCATGACGAAACCGTTCAGTTAATTGCCGCTAAGCTGTATGAGGCGGGTAAATTGACCTTGGGGCAGGCTGCTGAAATGTGTAACATGAAAAAATGGGATTTCCCGGCTATACTGGCCAAATTTGATGTGAATTACTTCCAATATACCGCAGCAGATATAATTGCAGATGTTGAAAGAATATCAAAACATTAATACAATAATTACTGATGCGAGTTGTTTTATTTTGTTCGATAAGATAGGATGCATTCATATTCTTGAAGACCTTTATGGTGAAGTAATTACAACCCCTGAAATTGCAGCGGAATACGGAAAACAACTCCCTGGATGGGTACAGGTTCAGCCCGTAAAAAACAGGAATTTATTTAATACTTATGCTGAAATGGTTGATACTGGTGAAGCCAGCGCCATTGCTTTAGCGTATGAGGTTATTTCACCATCCCTGATACTCGACGATCTGAAAGGCCGTAACCTTGCTGAAAAGCTGCGGCTGCCTTATACGGGTAGTATAGGGGTACTAATTTTAGCGCGGCAACGGGGAGTTATAACGTTGTTGCAACCTTATTTTGAAAAAATTAAAACAACAGATTTTCGCATTCCCGCAAGCCTGCTCCAAACCCTGTCAAATATTTACGATAATTAATTATTTGGATTTTCGCGGGCATCACAAACACTTCTCCCCTGCTATAACGCAAAAAAGCCTCCCCATTTTACCGGGAAGGCTTGCTTTTTTTAATATTTATAGTGTGATTTCCGTCCCCGCAGGGTCCTGTTCCAAATTTAAGCTAACCCATAAAACCCTACACGTCATGGCGAGGAACGAAGCCATCTCTACATATGCCAATCAAATATGAAAAATACTATTCGTAGGGTTAAGGCCGCCAACTATTCACGCATAAGGTCATCATACAAATCCAGCCATTTAGGATTCATAGCGTTGATGAGTTTTATTTTGTTTTTCCGATTTCCCGCCTTGAGCGTTTTTTCTACGCCAATGGCTTCTTCAATTCTGGAATAGAACATGTAATAAACTAACTTATGACAATTATACCTTGCTGTATAGCCGCCTGGATACACATTGTTTTTATGTTCCCAAACGCGCCCTGTCAAATCAGAAGATACACCCACGTATAATGCAGTATGCATCTTGTTGGTCATTATATAAACACATCCACCGTATTGAAAACCCATTATGCAATATATTAAAAAAAATGTCCAGTTGTCCCCGCTTGTTATCTCGCAGCCGAACCTTCACTACGAAATGACTCAGGATAACGCAGGTTCCTGTTCTAGAAACCCTGCGGAGACACAAAAACCCGACGCGTCATGGCGAGGAACGATCCGCCAAAAGGCGGAACACATGCTAATCACCACACCAAAATCTCCGGGTAACCTATCAGCCGCACGCCGTACAATATTGCACGCCGTTCCTTGAATGTCCTGCGTAGAGATTGCTTCGTTCCTCGCAATGACGGTTTGGTGGATTTTGTAGGCTAACTTAAACCCGCACCCGACCCAACGCAACCCGCGTACCTTCAAAGCACCGTAAGCACCCCCCTGCCCTACAACGCAAAAAAGCCTCCGCTGTACAGCGAAGGCTTTGGAAATTAAATATTTATGATGCGATTACGCTTCCAGCTCTTCTGCTTTCGAAGCCATCAGGCGGTCAAATTCTTCCTGGCTGCCTACACGGATATTTTCATACTCGCGCAAACCGGTTCCGGATGGAATTAAGTGACCAACGATAACGTTCTCTTTCAGGCCAAGCATCAAATCTTTCTTACCTGCAATCGCTGCTTCGTTCAGTACTTTGGTAGTTTCCTGGAACGATGCTGCCGAGATAAACGATTTGGTACCCAACGATGCCCTGGTGATCCCTTGCAGGATCGGGCTCGACGTTGCAGCGATAGCATCTCTAACTTCAACCAACCTTAAATCTTTACGTTTTAAGATCGAGTTTTCGTCGCGCAGCCTTCTTACTGAAACGATCTGGCCTGATTTCAACGTAGTTGAATCGCCTGCTTCGGTAACTACCTTTTTGTCGAAGATATCGTCGTTCTCTACCATGAAATCCCAGCTGTCAACAGCTTCCCTTTCAAGGAAACGGGTATCGCCGGCATCTTCAATAGCAACCTTCTGCATCATCTGGTGAACGATCACTTCAAAGTGCTTATCGTTGATCTTCACACCCTGCAAACGGTAAACTTCCTGGATCCCATTTACCAGGTACTCCTGCACTGCTGCAGGGCCCTTAATGGCAAGGATGTCCGCAGGTGATATAGAACCATCAGACAACGGCATACCAGCCTTCACAAAGTCGTTATCCTGTACCAGGATGTGTTTTGACAATGGAACAAGGTATTTTTTAACCTGGCCGTCTTTTGATTCGATAGTGATCTCGCGGTTACCACGTTTCACACCACCCAAAGTTACCACACCGTCAATTTCGGTTACTACCGCAGGGTTTGATGGGTTACGTGCTTCAAACAACTCCGTTACACGGGGCAAACCACCGGTGATGTCACGGGTTTTACCTGTTGAACGGGGGATTTTAGCGATAACCTGTCCTGTTTGTAGTTTTTCGCCTTCATCAACTGCGATGTGTGCGCCAACCGGGATGTTATAACCTTTTATCACATTGCCTTTGTTATCAGCAACCTGGATAACCGGGTTCTTTGTTTTATCACGGGTATCAATAATTACCTTTTCGCGGTGACCTGTTTGCTCATCTGATTCTTCGCGGAAAGTAATACCTTC
This genomic window contains:
- a CDS encoding abortive infection system antitoxin AbiGi family protein, with the translated sequence MPISTNSIIHYTDTIAKLEAILVEGLGIKYCAEKLALHGESHSHAAHPMISFCDVPLSQSYKHFSAYGKYGIGLSKTWANNMGVNPVLYIESKSSISKTIKNLITERRKKDSNLTDVQKDEILRIKCFTKNYSGPLKRKEMNEKNYRFYDEREWRLVPEAEQLDGAKFSVSLSAYEKEKDDYNDKIKDMRFTFMPNDISYIIVDKTQEIPQIINKLRSEYSNRCTAQELDILFSKISSTEQILSDY
- a CDS encoding DUF4145 domain-containing protein, translating into MALHDTLQLQRCPHCSIDKPHLMAVSAQFGTIDDTKTNRRDWRVYVCQRCGGPVLAGGMPGYGICEIYPNSQTVNDILPLRVREYLKQAIDSTFAPSGATILCASAVDAMLKEKGYKEGSLYKRIETAVKDSIITPDMAKWAHQVRIGANDERHSDEDAALPTIDDAKQAIEFTKTLAELLFVLPSKVSKGLDASSVAKA
- a CDS encoding REP-associated tyrosine transposase; this translates as MSRNYKFADPEGLYFVSFATVHWIDVFVRRMYFDCLVENLNHCVEEKGMEIFAWCIMPSHVHLVFRSLKEKPEDLIGAFKSVTSRKLIKLIEENPQESRREWLLNAFRKAGEANSNNSKNQFWQQHNHPIELWSLPVIQQKIDYTHENPVVAGFVENDHEYLYSSARDYCGIKGLVKVIVD
- a CDS encoding TIR domain-containing protein, which gives rise to MKWADYCVSKLTLTEDGMIDNVIYYDDLGDSLGADATEQNRQWMVNKVFEGKTFCAIKKKENGRWNKIGDFSYDGSIFSWFTIPKNLAKRKTFKSYYHYDDQEYKEKFNNLFDDLIVHKSVEDGDIDSDNSDEYIKQLIHQGYLHDTTVLIVLIGPNTKHRKHVDWEISGALNYKVGDKYSGLLGLMLPTHPDYGTGYYHYDLLPARLSDNLKSGYAIIRDWTDNRIKMQEYIELAFERRTTHIDNLDNSRKQMTENTNE
- a CDS encoding toll/interleukin-1 receptor domain-containing protein, with product MALNRYYYPTKYDSRSQAISLGVKCVFISHQQKDKEPANKIADYLMAAGIDVYFDAYDNDLKIHYQSNNARAVTDAIRKGINNSSHMLVLVSPNTLHSTWVPFEIGYGFDKTDLYVLCLKGIQKGGLPEYVKTAKIIRDIYDLNNVTSDISGLGKEVLLKSNRIEEYNSYANPLYSIMDSIITGG
- a CDS encoding Nmad2 family putative nucleotide modification protein; its protein translation is MSFYGYKITRDYGFAPNPFGAYCTLACCKPHVRKKAKEGDWIIGTGAIENNLLGHLIFLMKVTEKITFQEYWDDKRFDYKKPRLNGSMKQIYGDNIYHFSENEWLQLDSHHSLPEGNLNDKNLKQDLSGEYVLVSNQFIYLGDQYLKVPEKYTEICPTARHRDYITIRNEELAEEFTEIIFGDYQPGLNGKPLNWKEHEQLQLF
- a CDS encoding TIR domain-containing protein, which encodes MNTTKNIFISHHHKDDKSVSDFTNLLAGKNYNIRNSSIRVNEKNKERLEKEQVPRKTLERLLNIKMRWAGTVVVLIGSQTYSREWVNWEIEKAAQLGKRILGVFMHGGKDANIPENLEKYGDGLVGWNSEKIIAGLEGEDVGWCASSGESRPPVTNVKRVVCQ
- a CDS encoding toll/interleukin-1 receptor domain-containing protein, translating into MNNNIFISHASEDKDEVARPLAALLQADGFNVWYDEFQLKAGDSLIQSIDKGLNTCDFAITILSQSFFSKKWTQRELVGLATRELYNDSKIILPIWHNLTLKDVLSYSAPLADKFALNSSIGLEALAKAIKSAIAPKNISVASSDLDKPIIYINGHNRYTIKDSIGHLATAKKTNWFYTTQADTRVLRDGGMSGTGKIHNVRSNLGRVEYVKEGGTNAAYTYLEEPLIPFKIYEHSIEFDTVDCYTETREAVGTNLHSKFENIGNHVFFPNDRRPKDVWGYIVFNAIKTSIEPFVSKDRLYINLMFNNPPEGSRLILEWDW
- the arr gene encoding NAD(+)--rifampin ADP-ribosyltransferase; translated protein: MENNETNTPVHRPFCQTYFHGTRADLKIGDLIETGKHSNYGQRSKAAYIYLTATLDAAVWGAELALGEVRQRIYLVEPMGPIENDPNLTDKKFPGNPTMSYRSKHPFKVVGEITVWQGHSPEQVSAMKGGLLKLKGEGVEAIED
- a CDS encoding UPF0175 family protein — encoded protein: MTTLTLNLPDALEKEHDETVQLIAAKLYEAGKLTLGQAAEMCNMKKWDFPAILAKFDVNYFQYTAADIIADVERISKH
- a CDS encoding DUF3368 domain-containing protein, with translation MLKEYQNINTIITDASCFILFDKIGCIHILEDLYGEVITTPEIAAEYGKQLPGWVQVQPVKNRNLFNTYAEMVDTGEASAIALAYEVISPSLILDDLKGRNLAEKLRLPYTGSIGVLILARQRGVITLLQPYFEKIKTTDFRIPASLLQTLSNIYDN
- a CDS encoding GIY-YIG nuclease family protein, translating into MGFQYGGCVYIMTNKMHTALYVGVSSDLTGRVWEHKNNVYPGGYTARYNCHKLVYYMFYSRIEEAIGVEKTLKAGNRKNKIKLINAMNPKWLDLYDDLMRE